One window from the genome of Candidatus Gracilibacteria bacterium encodes:
- a CDS encoding HEPN domain-containing protein: MEIKEKDELQKAWLKSAKEDFQIAKDLVGMKHYQWALFLCHIAIEKVLKANYIKIKDQYPPPIHKLAKLATDCKIVLTEVQINELKEMTTFHIEARYDVIKDKLYKKATKEFTLKYFEITKELLNYFISLIGKT; the protein is encoded by the coding sequence ATGGAAATAAAGGAGAAAGATGAATTACAGAAGGCATGGCTAAAAAGCGCTAAAGAAGACTTTCAAATAGCTAAAGATTTAGTAGGCATGAAGCATTATCAGTGGGCCTTATTTTTATGCCATATAGCGATAGAAAAAGTCTTGAAAGCAAATTACATTAAAATAAAAGATCAATATCCACCACCAATTCATAAATTAGCTAAATTAGCCACAGATTGTAAGATTGTGTTAACTGAGGTACAAATTAATGAATTAAAAGAAATGACTACATTTCATATAGAAGCTCGATACGATGTTATAAAAGATAAGTTATATAAAAAAGCAACAAAGGAATTCACATTAAAATATTTTGAAATAACAAAAGAATTA